One region of Camelina sativa cultivar DH55 chromosome 6, Cs, whole genome shotgun sequence genomic DNA includes:
- the LOC104793507 gene encoding growth-regulating factor 9-like isoform X1 produces the protein MQSPKMEQDEELEERRRKKWPWMKAAQFVEFQMQTLVYRYIEAGLRVPHHLVVSIWNSLALSSSSNYNSPSSSLAVLSSDKGLNHIHTVEPEPTRCRRTDGKKWRCSNRVLLYEKYCERHMHRGRKRSRKLVESSYKVASSSASLTKHDNTYGLDINNDSESVLLHETMSGSSNAQVVTIASLPSARACDNVIRPSLVISESTKESVSHGDRSRRNMEMSYDDLISKKESSMCVSVVPLQGDESLPSVQKFFPEVSDSSLQGAQFSGNRKNEIIARSREWKNMNVVNGGLFHSIHFSQDTVLQDRGGFRLQRVETDKEPGRCRRTDGKRWRCSKDVLSGQKYCDKHMHRGIKKKHPVDTTIAHENAGYSPLTVKTAARSVTCKDGDDQKLSLLVMGIPLPRVSDEKTTSSCSTDTTITDIALRGEEDNEEILSLFSSGV, from the exons ATGCAGAGCCCTAAAATGGAGCAGGATGAGGAGTTAgaggagaggaggaggaagaagtggCCGTGGATGAAGGCGGCGCAGTTTGTGGAGTTTCAGATGCAGACTTTGGTGTATAGATACATAGAGGCTGGTCTTCGTGTGCCTCATCACCTTGTGGTGTCTATTTGGAACAGTCTTGCTCTCTCTTCATCCTCCAACTACaactctccctcttcttctc TTGCAGTGTTGAGTAGTGATAAAGGATTGAACCATATCCACACAGTGGAACCTGAACCCACAAGGTGCAGGAGAACTGATGGGAAGAAATGGCGGTGTAGTAATAGGGTCCTTCTGTATGAGAAGTACTGTGAACGGCACATGCATAGAGGCCGTAAACGTTCAAGAAAGCTTGTGGAATCATCTTATAAGGTTGCTTCGTCGTCTGCTTCATTAACAAAACACGACAACACTTATGGTTTGGACATAAATAACGACAGTGAGAGTGTTCTTCTTCATGAGACAATGTCGGGTTCTAGTAATGCCCAGGTAGTTACCATTGCTTCACTGCCTAGTGCCAGAGCCTGTGATAATGTCATTCGTCCGTCTTTAGTGATCTCCGAGTCCACAAAAGAAAGTGTGAGTCACGGTGACAGGAGCAGAAGGAACATGGAGATGAGTTATGATGACTTAATCAGTAAAAAAGAGTCGAGTATGTGTGTTAGTGTTGTTCCCCTTCAAG GTGATGAGAGCTTACCTTCTGTTCAAAAGTTCTTCCCCGAGGTATCTGATAGTTCCTTACAAGGTGCACAATTCTCAGGCAACAGGAAGAATGAAATAATTGCAAGAAGCAGAGAATGGAAGAATATGAATGTTGTTAATGGTGGCTTGTTTCATAGTATCCACTTTTCTCAAGACACTGTTCTTCAAG ATCGTGGTGGGTTTCGTTTACAAAGAGTTGAAACAGACAAAGAACCAGGAAGGTGCCGAAGAACAGATGGGAAGAGGTGGAGATGCAGCAAAGAtgttttgtctggtcagaaatACTGCGATAAACACATGCATAGAGGTATCAAGAAGAAGCATCCAGTGGATACTACTATCGCACATGAGAATGCCGGCTATAGCCCGTTAACGGTGAAAACAGCTGCTAGATCTGTGACTTGCAAAGATGGAGATGACCAGAAGCTCTCTCTTTTAGTCATGGGTATTCCACTGCCCCGAGTTTCTGATGAGAAGACCACTAGTAGTTGCAGTACCGACACCACTATTACTGACATAGCTTTAAGGGGTGAAGAAGACAATGAGGAGATATTGTCATTATTTTCTTCAGGCGTCTAG
- the LOC104793510 gene encoding cytochrome P450 704C1, with the protein MEILTSVAITVVTTIFVVLFFAIYLTIRIFTGKSRNDKRYAPVHATVFDLLFHSDDLYDYETEIAREKPTYRFLSPGQSEILTADPRNVEHILKTRFDKYSKGHSSRENLTDLLGHGIFAVDGDKWKQQRKLASFEFSTRVLRDFSCSVFRKNASKLVDFVTEFALSGKAFDAQDMLMRFTLDAIFKVGFGVELKCLDGFSKEGEEFMEAFDESNVATSSRFLDPLWKLKWFLNIGSQSKLKKSIATIDKFVYSLITTKRNDLAKEQNTAVREDILSRFLVESEKDPENMNDKYLRDIILNFMIAGKDTTAASLSWFLYMLCKNPLVQEKVVQEIRDVTSSHEKTTDVDGFVESINEEALDQMQYLHAALSETLRLYPPVPVDMRCAEIDDVLPDGYRVKKGDNVYYIAYAMGRMTYIWGQDAEEFKPERWLKDGVFQPESLFKFISFHAGPRICLGKDFAYRQMKIVSMALLHFFRFKMADEKSNVCYKRMLTLHVEGGLHLCAIPRTST; encoded by the exons atggaGATTTTGACGAGCGTAGCTATTACAGTAGTAACAACGATCTTTGTCGTTTTGTTTTTCGCTATCTATCTCACGATCAGAATCTTTACCGGAAAATCAAGAAACGACAAGAGGTATGCTCCTGTACACGCCACGGTCTTCGATCTTCTCTTCCACAGCGACGATTTGTATGATTACGAGACAGAGATCGCGAGGGAAAAGCCAACTTACAGGTTCTTAAGTCCAGGACAGAGCGAGATATTAACTGCAGATCCTCGTAACGTGGAGCATATTCTCAAGACAAGATTCGATAAGTACAGTAAAGGACACAGCAGTAGAGAGAATCTCACGGATCTTTTAGGGCATGGTATCTTTGCTGTTGATGGTGATAAATGGAAACAACAGAGGAAGCTTGCGAGCTTTGAGTTCTCTACTAGGGTTTTAAGAGATTTTAGCTGTTCTGTTTTTAGGAAGAATGCATCTAAGCTTGTCGACTTTGTCACGGAGTTTGCTCTTTCTGGAAAAGCTTTTGATGCTCAA GATATGTTGATGAGATTTACACTGGACGCCATCTTTAAAGTTGGGTTTGGTGTTGAGTTAAAATGTTTGGATGGGTTTAGCAAAGAAGGGGAAGAGTTTATGGAAGCTTTTGATGAAAGTAACGTTGCAACTAGTTCCAGATTCTTGGATCCGCTTTGGAAGCTGAAGTGGTTTCTTAACATTGGATCACAATCTAAGCTCAAGAAGAGCATTGCTACTATAGATAAATTTGTCTATAGTCTAATTACCACTAAAAGGAACGATCTTGCTAAGGAACAGAACACT GCTGTTAGAGAAGACATACTATCGAGATTTCTTGTGGAGAGTGAGAAAGATCCGGAGAACATGAATGACAAGTACCTGAgggatataattttgaattttatgattgCTGGTAAGGACACAACCGCTGCATCTCTTTCTTGGTTCTTGTACATGCTCTGCAAAAACCCACTTGTTCAGGAGAAAGTCGTACAAGAAATAAGAGATGTGACATCAAGTCACGAGAAAACAACTGATGTAGATGGTTTCGTTGAAAGTATAAATGAAGAGGCTCTTGATCAAATGCAGTATCTCCATGCAGCCTTGTCTGAGACCTTGAGGCTTTACCCTCCTGTACCTGTG GACATGAGGTGTGCAGAAATTGATGACGTTCTTCCAGACGGATATAGAGTGAAGAAAGGGGATAATGTCTACTACATAGCCTATGCAATGGGTAGGATGACTTACATTTGGGGTCAAGATGCTGAGGAATTCAAGCCAGAGAGATGGCTCAAGGACGGCGTGTTCCAACCCGAATCACTATTCAAATTCATAAGCTTTCAT GCTGGTCCAAGAATCTGTCTTGGCAAAGATTTCGCATACCGGCAGATGAAGATAGTATCGATGGCTCTTCTGCACTTCTTTCGCTTCAAAATGGCTGATGAGAAGAGCAATGTGTGTTATAAGAGAATGCTTACACTTCATGTCGAAGGAGGACTCCATCTATGCGCCATCCCAAGGACAAGCACTTGA
- the LOC104793508 gene encoding serine/threonine-protein kinase Aurora-3-like translates to MSKKSPESDADDSEKPWTLADFQIGRPLGKGKFGRVYLAREVKSKFIVALKVIFKEQIEKYKIHHQLRREMEIQTSLSHPNILGLYGWFHDDERIFLILEYADGGELYGLLKKNGHLSEKQAATYIASLSQALAYCHGKCVIHRDIKPENLLLDHEGRLKIADFGWSVQSSNKRKTMCGTLDYLAPEMVEHRDHDYAVDNWTLGVLCYEFLYGHPPFEAESQKDTFKRILKIDLTFPTAPNVSAEAKNLISQLLVKDPSKRLSIDKIMQHPWIVKNADPKGVCLS, encoded by the exons ATGAGTAAGAAATCGCCAGAATCTGACGCCGACGATAGTGAGAAGCCATGGACCCTGGCAGATTTCCAGATCGGGAGACCACTGGGAAAGGGTAAATTTGGCAGAGTCTATCTCGCTCGAGAAGTTAAg AGTAAGTTCATAGTGGCGCTGAAAGTGATATTCAAGGAGCAGATCGAGAAGTATAAAATTCATCATCAGCTTCGGAGGGAAATGGAGATCCAAACGAGTCTAAGCCACCCGAACATTCTTGGTCTTTACGGTTGGTTCCATGACGATGAGCGCATTTTCTTGATCCTCGAGTATGCTGATGGCGGTGAGCTCTATGGCCTCCTCAAAAAGAATGGTCATCTCTCTGAAAAGCAAGCCGCCACT TACATTGCAAGTCTTAGTCAGGCACTAGCCTATTGTCATGGAAAATGTGTCATTCACAGAGACATCAAACCTGAAAACTTGTTGCTCGATCATGAG GGGAGATTGAAAATTGCTGACTTTGGGTGGTCAGTTCAGTCAAGTAACAAGAGGAAAACAATGTGTGGAACCTTAGACTACTTGGCACCTGAGATGGTCGAGCATAGAGATCACGATTATGCTGTTGATAATTGGACTTTAGGTGTATTGTGTTACGAGTTTCTCTATGGTCACCCTCCGTTTGAAGCCGAGAGTCAAAAGGATACATTCAAGAG AATTCTCAAGATCGATCTGACTTTTCCTACTGCGCCTAATGTTTCAGCAGAAGCCAAAAATCTTATCAGTCAG CTTCTTGTTAAGGATCCCTCGAAACGACTCTCCATTGATAAGATCATGCAACATCCGTGGATCGTCAAGAATGCAGATCCTAAAGGTGTGTGCCTCAGTTGA
- the LOC104793507 gene encoding growth-regulating factor 9-like isoform X2 — MQSPKMEQDEELEERRRKKWPWMKAAQFVEFQMQTLVYRYIEAGLRVPHHLVVSIWNSLALSSSSNYNSPSSSLLSSDKGLNHIHTVEPEPTRCRRTDGKKWRCSNRVLLYEKYCERHMHRGRKRSRKLVESSYKVASSSASLTKHDNTYGLDINNDSESVLLHETMSGSSNAQVVTIASLPSARACDNVIRPSLVISESTKESVSHGDRSRRNMEMSYDDLISKKESSMCVSVVPLQGDESLPSVQKFFPEVSDSSLQGAQFSGNRKNEIIARSREWKNMNVVNGGLFHSIHFSQDTVLQDRGGFRLQRVETDKEPGRCRRTDGKRWRCSKDVLSGQKYCDKHMHRGIKKKHPVDTTIAHENAGYSPLTVKTAARSVTCKDGDDQKLSLLVMGIPLPRVSDEKTTSSCSTDTTITDIALRGEEDNEEILSLFSSGV, encoded by the exons ATGCAGAGCCCTAAAATGGAGCAGGATGAGGAGTTAgaggagaggaggaggaagaagtggCCGTGGATGAAGGCGGCGCAGTTTGTGGAGTTTCAGATGCAGACTTTGGTGTATAGATACATAGAGGCTGGTCTTCGTGTGCCTCATCACCTTGTGGTGTCTATTTGGAACAGTCTTGCTCTCTCTTCATCCTCCAACTACaactctccctcttcttctc TGTTGAGTAGTGATAAAGGATTGAACCATATCCACACAGTGGAACCTGAACCCACAAGGTGCAGGAGAACTGATGGGAAGAAATGGCGGTGTAGTAATAGGGTCCTTCTGTATGAGAAGTACTGTGAACGGCACATGCATAGAGGCCGTAAACGTTCAAGAAAGCTTGTGGAATCATCTTATAAGGTTGCTTCGTCGTCTGCTTCATTAACAAAACACGACAACACTTATGGTTTGGACATAAATAACGACAGTGAGAGTGTTCTTCTTCATGAGACAATGTCGGGTTCTAGTAATGCCCAGGTAGTTACCATTGCTTCACTGCCTAGTGCCAGAGCCTGTGATAATGTCATTCGTCCGTCTTTAGTGATCTCCGAGTCCACAAAAGAAAGTGTGAGTCACGGTGACAGGAGCAGAAGGAACATGGAGATGAGTTATGATGACTTAATCAGTAAAAAAGAGTCGAGTATGTGTGTTAGTGTTGTTCCCCTTCAAG GTGATGAGAGCTTACCTTCTGTTCAAAAGTTCTTCCCCGAGGTATCTGATAGTTCCTTACAAGGTGCACAATTCTCAGGCAACAGGAAGAATGAAATAATTGCAAGAAGCAGAGAATGGAAGAATATGAATGTTGTTAATGGTGGCTTGTTTCATAGTATCCACTTTTCTCAAGACACTGTTCTTCAAG ATCGTGGTGGGTTTCGTTTACAAAGAGTTGAAACAGACAAAGAACCAGGAAGGTGCCGAAGAACAGATGGGAAGAGGTGGAGATGCAGCAAAGAtgttttgtctggtcagaaatACTGCGATAAACACATGCATAGAGGTATCAAGAAGAAGCATCCAGTGGATACTACTATCGCACATGAGAATGCCGGCTATAGCCCGTTAACGGTGAAAACAGCTGCTAGATCTGTGACTTGCAAAGATGGAGATGACCAGAAGCTCTCTCTTTTAGTCATGGGTATTCCACTGCCCCGAGTTTCTGATGAGAAGACCACTAGTAGTTGCAGTACCGACACCACTATTACTGACATAGCTTTAAGGGGTGAAGAAGACAATGAGGAGATATTGTCATTATTTTCTTCAGGCGTCTAG
- the LOC104793507 gene encoding growth-regulating factor 9-like isoform X3, translating to MEQDEELEERRRKKWPWMKAAQFVEFQMQTLVYRYIEAGLRVPHHLVVSIWNSLALSSSSNYNSPSSSLAVLSSDKGLNHIHTVEPEPTRCRRTDGKKWRCSNRVLLYEKYCERHMHRGRKRSRKLVESSYKVASSSASLTKHDNTYGLDINNDSESVLLHETMSGSSNAQVVTIASLPSARACDNVIRPSLVISESTKESVSHGDRSRRNMEMSYDDLISKKESSMCVSVVPLQGDESLPSVQKFFPEVSDSSLQGAQFSGNRKNEIIARSREWKNMNVVNGGLFHSIHFSQDTVLQDRGGFRLQRVETDKEPGRCRRTDGKRWRCSKDVLSGQKYCDKHMHRGIKKKHPVDTTIAHENAGYSPLTVKTAARSVTCKDGDDQKLSLLVMGIPLPRVSDEKTTSSCSTDTTITDIALRGEEDNEEILSLFSSGV from the exons ATGGAGCAGGATGAGGAGTTAgaggagaggaggaggaagaagtggCCGTGGATGAAGGCGGCGCAGTTTGTGGAGTTTCAGATGCAGACTTTGGTGTATAGATACATAGAGGCTGGTCTTCGTGTGCCTCATCACCTTGTGGTGTCTATTTGGAACAGTCTTGCTCTCTCTTCATCCTCCAACTACaactctccctcttcttctc TTGCAGTGTTGAGTAGTGATAAAGGATTGAACCATATCCACACAGTGGAACCTGAACCCACAAGGTGCAGGAGAACTGATGGGAAGAAATGGCGGTGTAGTAATAGGGTCCTTCTGTATGAGAAGTACTGTGAACGGCACATGCATAGAGGCCGTAAACGTTCAAGAAAGCTTGTGGAATCATCTTATAAGGTTGCTTCGTCGTCTGCTTCATTAACAAAACACGACAACACTTATGGTTTGGACATAAATAACGACAGTGAGAGTGTTCTTCTTCATGAGACAATGTCGGGTTCTAGTAATGCCCAGGTAGTTACCATTGCTTCACTGCCTAGTGCCAGAGCCTGTGATAATGTCATTCGTCCGTCTTTAGTGATCTCCGAGTCCACAAAAGAAAGTGTGAGTCACGGTGACAGGAGCAGAAGGAACATGGAGATGAGTTATGATGACTTAATCAGTAAAAAAGAGTCGAGTATGTGTGTTAGTGTTGTTCCCCTTCAAG GTGATGAGAGCTTACCTTCTGTTCAAAAGTTCTTCCCCGAGGTATCTGATAGTTCCTTACAAGGTGCACAATTCTCAGGCAACAGGAAGAATGAAATAATTGCAAGAAGCAGAGAATGGAAGAATATGAATGTTGTTAATGGTGGCTTGTTTCATAGTATCCACTTTTCTCAAGACACTGTTCTTCAAG ATCGTGGTGGGTTTCGTTTACAAAGAGTTGAAACAGACAAAGAACCAGGAAGGTGCCGAAGAACAGATGGGAAGAGGTGGAGATGCAGCAAAGAtgttttgtctggtcagaaatACTGCGATAAACACATGCATAGAGGTATCAAGAAGAAGCATCCAGTGGATACTACTATCGCACATGAGAATGCCGGCTATAGCCCGTTAACGGTGAAAACAGCTGCTAGATCTGTGACTTGCAAAGATGGAGATGACCAGAAGCTCTCTCTTTTAGTCATGGGTATTCCACTGCCCCGAGTTTCTGATGAGAAGACCACTAGTAGTTGCAGTACCGACACCACTATTACTGACATAGCTTTAAGGGGTGAAGAAGACAATGAGGAGATATTGTCATTATTTTCTTCAGGCGTCTAG
- the LOC104699460 gene encoding spastin-like, which translates to MSENKRTVASPSSASVSSTASRYRRSSLQKTPVPRGGIAMARNTKDAAASPKPVKESGNVQDDKLVEMINTTIVDRSPSVQWDDVAGLDGAKQALLEMVILPAKRRDLFTGLRRPARGLLLFGPPGNGKTMLAKAVASESQATFFNVSASSLTSKWVGEAEKLVKTLFQVAISRQPSVIFMDEIDSIMSTRSISENEASRRLKSEFLIQFDGVTSNPDDLVIVIGATNKPQELDDAVLRRLVKRIYVPLPDSKVRTLLFKTKLKSQPHSLSSSDIGKIVRETEGYSGSDLQALCEEAAMMPIRELGADILTIQANKVRPLRYDDFRKSMAVIRPSLSKSKWEELERWNSEFGSN; encoded by the exons ATGTCTGAGAATAAG AGAACCGTAGCATCTCCGTCTTCAGCTTCAGTTTCCTCTACAGCGTCAAGGTATAGAAGAAGTTCATTACAGAAGACTCCAGTCCCCAGAGGTGGCATTGCAATGGCAAGGAACACTAAAGATGCTGCTGCAAGCCCAAAACCTGTGAAAGAATCTGGAAATGTCCAGGATGATAAGTTAGTAGAGATGATAAACACAACAATAGTGGATAGAAGCCCATCTGTGCAATGGGATGATGTTG CTGGACTCGATGGAGCTAAACAAGCTTTGTTGGAGATGGTAATTTTACCGGCAAAACGAAGAGATTTATTCACTGGTCTCCGGAGACCAGCGAGAG GTCTGCTTCTCTTTGGGCCACCTGGCAATGGAAAAACAATGCTTGCCAAGGCTGTCGCTTCTGAGTCACAGGCAACTTTTTTCAATGTCTCAGCATCTTCTTTGACTTCAAAATGG GTGGGTGAGGCTGAAAAGCTAGTTAAAACGCTATTTCAAGTTGCAATATCCAGACAACCTTCTGTGATATTTATGGATGAA ATAGATAGTATAATGTCTACAAGGTCGATCAGTGAGAATGAAGCAAGCAGAAGATTGAAATCAGAATTCCTTATTCAGTTTGATGGTGTGACTTCTAATCCGGATGATTTGGTGATTGTCATTG GAGCTACTAACAAGCCACAGGAGTTGGATGATGCAGTACTTAGGAGATTG GTGAAGAGAATATATGTACCGTTGCCAGATTCAAAAGTCAGAACACTACTATTTAAAACTAAACTGAAGAGTCAGCCTCACTCTTTATCCAGTAGCGATATTGGTAAAATTGTCAGAGAAACCGAAG GATACTCAGGAAGCGATCTTCAAGCACTGTGTGAAGAAGCTGCAATGATGCCAATCAGAGAACTCGGTGCAGATATTCTTACCATCCAAGCAAATAAA GTGAGACCGCTACGATATGATGATTTTCGGAAATCGATGGCAGTGATCAGACCCAGCTTGAGTAAAAGCAAATGGGAAGAGCTTGAACGTTGGAACTCAGAGTTTGGCTCTAATTAA
- the LOC104793507 gene encoding growth-regulating factor 9-like isoform X4 has protein sequence MQSPKMEQDEELEERRRKKWPWMKAAQFVEFQMQTLVYRYIEAGLRVPHHLVVSIWNSLALSSSSNYNSPSSSLAVLSSDKGLNHIHTVEPEPTRCRRTDGKKWRCSNRVLLYEKYCERHMHRGRKRSRKLVESSYKVASSSASLTKHDNTYGLDINNDSESVLLHETMSGSSNAQVVTIASLPSARACDNVIRPSLVISESTKESVSHGDRSRRNMEMSYDDLISKKESSDESLPSVQKFFPEVSDSSLQGAQFSGNRKNEIIARSREWKNMNVVNGGLFHSIHFSQDTVLQDRGGFRLQRVETDKEPGRCRRTDGKRWRCSKDVLSGQKYCDKHMHRGIKKKHPVDTTIAHENAGYSPLTVKTAARSVTCKDGDDQKLSLLVMGIPLPRVSDEKTTSSCSTDTTITDIALRGEEDNEEILSLFSSGV, from the exons ATGCAGAGCCCTAAAATGGAGCAGGATGAGGAGTTAgaggagaggaggaggaagaagtggCCGTGGATGAAGGCGGCGCAGTTTGTGGAGTTTCAGATGCAGACTTTGGTGTATAGATACATAGAGGCTGGTCTTCGTGTGCCTCATCACCTTGTGGTGTCTATTTGGAACAGTCTTGCTCTCTCTTCATCCTCCAACTACaactctccctcttcttctc TTGCAGTGTTGAGTAGTGATAAAGGATTGAACCATATCCACACAGTGGAACCTGAACCCACAAGGTGCAGGAGAACTGATGGGAAGAAATGGCGGTGTAGTAATAGGGTCCTTCTGTATGAGAAGTACTGTGAACGGCACATGCATAGAGGCCGTAAACGTTCAAGAAAGCTTGTGGAATCATCTTATAAGGTTGCTTCGTCGTCTGCTTCATTAACAAAACACGACAACACTTATGGTTTGGACATAAATAACGACAGTGAGAGTGTTCTTCTTCATGAGACAATGTCGGGTTCTAGTAATGCCCAGGTAGTTACCATTGCTTCACTGCCTAGTGCCAGAGCCTGTGATAATGTCATTCGTCCGTCTTTAGTGATCTCCGAGTCCACAAAAGAAAGTGTGAGTCACGGTGACAGGAGCAGAAGGAACATGGAGATGAGTTATGATGACTTAATCAGTAAAAAAGAGTCGA GTGATGAGAGCTTACCTTCTGTTCAAAAGTTCTTCCCCGAGGTATCTGATAGTTCCTTACAAGGTGCACAATTCTCAGGCAACAGGAAGAATGAAATAATTGCAAGAAGCAGAGAATGGAAGAATATGAATGTTGTTAATGGTGGCTTGTTTCATAGTATCCACTTTTCTCAAGACACTGTTCTTCAAG ATCGTGGTGGGTTTCGTTTACAAAGAGTTGAAACAGACAAAGAACCAGGAAGGTGCCGAAGAACAGATGGGAAGAGGTGGAGATGCAGCAAAGAtgttttgtctggtcagaaatACTGCGATAAACACATGCATAGAGGTATCAAGAAGAAGCATCCAGTGGATACTACTATCGCACATGAGAATGCCGGCTATAGCCCGTTAACGGTGAAAACAGCTGCTAGATCTGTGACTTGCAAAGATGGAGATGACCAGAAGCTCTCTCTTTTAGTCATGGGTATTCCACTGCCCCGAGTTTCTGATGAGAAGACCACTAGTAGTTGCAGTACCGACACCACTATTACTGACATAGCTTTAAGGGGTGAAGAAGACAATGAGGAGATATTGTCATTATTTTCTTCAGGCGTCTAG